The Aythya fuligula isolate bAytFul2 chromosome 2, bAytFul2.pri, whole genome shotgun sequence genome contains a region encoding:
- the LOC116485445 gene encoding cathelicidin-3-like, translating into MASCWVLLLLGLGGACALPAPAPLAYSQALAQAVDSFNQRPEVQNAFRLLSADPEPAPDVQLSSLRSLNFTIMETRCPARTGARPDSCDFKEDGLIKDCSGPVVLQSGRPALDVTCVDSTMDSRQVKRFWQLVPLAIKLYRAWKRK; encoded by the exons ATGGcgagctgctgggtgctgctgctgctgggcctggGGGGGGCCTgcgccctgcccgccccggcccccctcGCCTACAGCCAGGCGCTGGCCCAGGCCGTGGACTCCTTCAACCAGCGCCCCGAGGTGCAGAACGCCTTCAGGCTGCTCAGCGCCGACCCCGAGCCCGCCCCG gatgtccagctcagctccctgcgGAGCCTCAACTTCACCATCATGGAGACGCGCTGCCCCGCGCGCACCGGCGCCCGCCCCGACTCCTGCGACTTCAAGGAGGATGGG CTGATCAAGGATTGCTCCGGCCCCGTGGTGCTGCAGAGCGGCCGCCCCGCGCTCGATGTCACCTGCGTGGACTCCACGATGGAC TCCCGCCAGGTCAAGCGCTTCTGGCAGCTGGTGCCGCTGGCCATCAAGCTCTATAGGGCCTGGAAGAGGAAATGA